One genomic window of Campylobacter fetus subsp. fetus includes the following:
- a CDS encoding beta strand repeat-containing protein encodes MISKSEVSELFIVLFGRPTEGEGNTYWVNESSANGWGMIETSNAILNLDITKSFLGETLNNNESFVKHLFKNAVNLTEFVSDEQKAGLKYWVDLLDNGTVSKADLVGHFVNAAKDPSNAGANQDLFNNKVIVSNYVADTIAKLPLDGLTPDQQNALIQKTVDIINNVTSNSSSVESAKGEVDGLKESIDEAGLNKIALTTENDTITGTEGGDLISGVVSSLASENTLNAGDVIDGGAGSDILKVDLKSNFTGLDSSGVIKGVEKISLLNSGLISRTFDAKGIKDVQTLALNSEKGIEVKNLANIADIELTNLQAANFNVDSIYADKVLDGSADVQNLKVNGVGAKGASVAITADKIENLSLNATGKDSFLKDITSKDVSVKGNANITLEVKAGVNSLDASASSGKVSADLKAADVKTVKGGSGDDKFVVGTKVANVNVDGGAGNDELVIKGSGTLKPTVANVEKVTLDATGDLTLAMNNAKDVSELNIKGDTGGVIVLNSNISSLNFLSTAEGTNAVTIDSENLATINYKAGTEAAEIKGNLTATKATNLTVNTDALANITSTGATLTANSATSMSLNINAEKTAQSLKLSATKLKDLAVVNKSVDGFTIKGDANSLDALSNLNVTTDGKFSFDTITGLVGVSTVTLSGANDKSAVTLGNLGSDKVTQGIALNASGLKAGLEVGNTVTKGSININLNAMSGDAKLGAANSETDNLSISVNGVEGKFETGALKAAASTTVSLTNVKGASTIASLNGATTSLSIENTGDVTISNASSALEGDFSINANNANGLTTGVITANKGAISINANGVSAITVGNLSAKSSITLNAGDASTSVKAGNIAADSVNVDLSKVLGTTTVGKITSDNIIYKASELSADTEGKIALASKGNIQNFKAEVTGSLGDDKIELTTAATTSSVTLSGDLGVGNDTVDINETSAVDALKTVNLSGLTNYATSTTKLQAAANDTLTFNGGSGDDSVEVSGTTIASLKVIGDFGGGNLDKLTLGTNTTAITGADSAVTIDITKVTNVDSTEINFTNGATDMSDKALTIKGSESNDQVTLKLLAATTKVKVDGDLGNQSGDEFTLDVTNAVASVTHIDLSELSTTKGIIDISALTSVLADVKGTKGNDIITLGDKASTAKGEGISIDGGDGNDTFVFKDAAKVTAVDDDANVQSSVIKNFAVGDKIKFDSFVAENKLVVVTSNVDEASATELKTKFADAKITAVDGLNTVADGDIFAYVNGTDTYVVYNKVGGTADELDANDIVVKLAGVKVGTDFNLQLIDGELHAVAIA; translated from the coding sequence ATGATTTCAAAATCAGAAGTTTCAGAGCTATTTATAGTTCTTTTTGGAAGACCTACAGAGGGTGAAGGTAATACTTATTGGGTAAATGAGAGTAGTGCTAATGGATGGGGTATGATTGAGACATCTAATGCTATACTTAATTTAGATATTACTAAGAGTTTTCTTGGCGAGACTTTAAATAATAATGAGTCGTTTGTAAAGCATTTATTTAAGAATGCTGTTAATTTAACTGAGTTTGTTAGTGATGAGCAAAAAGCTGGTCTTAAGTATTGGGTTGATCTTTTAGATAATGGTACAGTAAGTAAGGCTGATTTAGTAGGACACTTCGTGAATGCTGCTAAAGATCCTAGTAATGCTGGGGCTAATCAAGATCTATTTAATAATAAGGTAATTGTTAGTAATTATGTTGCTGATACTATAGCTAAACTTCCACTTGATGGTCTTACTCCTGATCAACAAAATGCTTTAATACAAAAGACTGTTGATATAATTAATAATGTTACTAGTAATAGTAGTAGTGTTGAGAGTGCTAAGGGTGAGGTTGATGGGTTAAAAGAGAGTATAGATGAGGCTGGTTTAAATAAGATAGCTCTTACTACTGAGAATGATACTATTACTGGTACTGAGGGTGGAGATCTTATTAGTGGGGTGGTAAGCTCACTTGCTAGTGAAAATACTCTTAATGCAGGAGATGTTATTGATGGTGGAGCAGGAAGTGATATATTAAAAGTGGATCTTAAGAGTAACTTTACTGGTTTAGATAGTAGTGGGGTTATTAAGGGTGTGGAGAAGATATCATTACTTAATAGCGGACTTATATCAAGAACATTCGACGCTAAAGGTATCAAAGACGTACAAACTTTAGCTTTAAATAGCGAAAAAGGTATAGAAGTTAAAAACCTTGCAAACATCGCGGATATTGAATTGACAAATCTTCAAGCTGCTAATTTCAATGTAGATTCTATATATGCGGATAAAGTGCTTGATGGTTCAGCTGATGTGCAAAATTTAAAAGTAAATGGTGTTGGTGCTAAAGGTGCTAGCGTAGCAATAACTGCCGATAAGATAGAAAATTTAAGTTTAAACGCTACAGGAAAAGATAGTTTCTTAAAAGATATTACTTCAAAAGACGTATCTGTAAAAGGAAACGCAAACATTACATTAGAAGTTAAAGCAGGAGTCAATAGTTTAGATGCTAGCGCTTCTAGCGGCAAAGTTAGCGCCGATCTAAAAGCTGCTGATGTAAAAACCGTTAAAGGCGGTAGCGGAGATGATAAATTTGTTGTAGGCACAAAAGTAGCTAATGTTAATGTAGATGGCGGAGCGGGGAATGATGAGTTGGTTATCAAAGGCTCTGGCACTTTAAAACCTACAGTAGCAAACGTAGAAAAAGTTACGTTAGACGCAACTGGAGATCTAACTCTAGCTATGAACAACGCAAAAGACGTAAGCGAGCTAAATATCAAAGGAGATACGGGTGGAGTAATTGTATTAAATAGTAACATATCTTCACTTAACTTCTTATCAACTGCTGAAGGTACAAATGCAGTAACTATAGATAGCGAAAACTTAGCTACTATAAATTATAAAGCAGGTACGGAAGCAGCTGAAATAAAAGGAAACTTAACAGCCACTAAAGCTACAAATCTTACCGTAAATACAGACGCTTTAGCAAACATTACAAGCACAGGCGCTACTCTAACTGCAAATTCAGCTACTAGCATGTCATTAAACATCAATGCAGAGAAAACTGCTCAAAGCTTAAAGCTAAGTGCAACTAAACTAAAAGATCTAGCAGTTGTAAACAAATCAGTAGATGGATTTACTATAAAAGGAGATGCAAATAGCTTAGATGCATTATCAAATTTAAACGTAACTACAGACGGTAAATTTTCATTTGATACTATAACCGGATTAGTAGGAGTTAGCACCGTTACTCTAAGTGGTGCAAACGATAAATCAGCAGTTACACTAGGTAATTTAGGTTCAGACAAAGTTACTCAAGGCATAGCGCTAAATGCTAGCGGACTAAAAGCCGGACTAGAAGTAGGAAATACGGTTACTAAAGGCTCTATAAATATCAACCTAAACGCTATGAGCGGAGACGCAAAACTAGGCGCTGCTAATTCAGAAACAGATAATCTAAGTATAAGCGTAAACGGCGTAGAAGGCAAATTTGAAACAGGAGCTTTAAAAGCTGCAGCGTCTACTACTGTATCTCTTACAAACGTAAAAGGTGCTTCAACTATAGCTTCTTTAAATGGAGCCACTACTAGTTTATCTATAGAAAACACTGGAGACGTGACTATATCTAATGCTTCTTCTGCTTTAGAAGGTGATTTTAGTATAAATGCAAATAATGCAAACGGATTAACAACCGGCGTTATAACAGCTAATAAAGGAGCTATATCTATAAATGCAAATGGTGTTAGTGCTATAACAGTTGGAAACCTAAGCGCCAAATCATCGATAACCCTAAACGCAGGAGACGCAAGTACTTCGGTAAAAGCAGGCAATATAGCTGCAGATAGCGTAAATGTAGATCTTTCTAAAGTATTAGGTACTACAACAGTAGGTAAAATAACATCTGATAATATAATATATAAAGCTTCAGAGCTTTCAGCTGATACTGAAGGTAAGATAGCTTTAGCATCAAAAGGTAATATTCAAAATTTCAAAGCAGAAGTTACTGGTAGTTTAGGCGATGATAAAATAGAATTAACTACCGCAGCTACTACTTCATCAGTAACTCTATCAGGCGATTTGGGTGTAGGAAACGATACTGTAGATATAAATGAAACTTCAGCAGTAGACGCTCTTAAAACAGTAAATTTAAGTGGCTTAACTAATTACGCTACTTCTACAACAAAACTACAAGCAGCTGCGAACGATACTCTTACGTTTAATGGCGGAAGCGGTGATGATAGCGTAGAAGTATCAGGAACTACTATAGCATCTCTTAAGGTAATTGGTGATTTTGGTGGAGGGAACTTAGATAAGCTTACTTTAGGTACAAATACTACTGCTATAACCGGAGCCGATTCTGCAGTAACTATAGATATCACTAAAGTAACTAATGTAGATAGTACCGAGATCAACTTTACAAACGGTGCAACAGATATGAGTGATAAAGCTCTTACTATAAAGGGTAGTGAGTCAAATGACCAAGTTACTCTTAAACTACTTGCTGCTACTACTAAGGTTAAGGTAGATGGGGATTTGGGCAACCAAAGCGGAGATGAATTTACCTTAGACGTAACTAACGCAGTAGCATCAGTAACCCATATAGATTTAAGCGAACTTAGTACGACAAAAGGAATTATAGATATAAGCGCACTTACTTCTGTTCTTGCCGATGTGAAAGGTACAAAAGGAAACGATATCATAACCTTAGGAGATAAAGCTTCAACTGCAAAAGGAGAAGGCATATCTATAGACGGCGGCGATGGAAACGATACTTTTGTATTTAAAGATGCAGCAAAAGTAACAGCGGTAGATGATGATGCTAATGTCCAATCATCTGTTATAAAGAATTTCGCAGTCGGAGATAAAATCAAATTTGATAGTTTTGTAGCAGAAAATAAACTTGTTGTAGTTACAAGCAATGTTGATGAGGCTTCTGCAACTGAATTAAAAACTAAATTTGCAGATGCTAAGATTACGGCAGTAGATGGACTAAACACAGTTGCCGATGGAGATATATTTGCTTATGTAAACGGCACTGATACATACGTGGTTTATAACAAAGTAGGCGGCACGGCAGATGAACTAGATGCTAACGACATCGTAGTTAAACTAGCCGGAGTTAAGGTCGGAACCGACTTTAATCTACAGCTTATAGACGGCGAACTTCACGCTGTTGCTATAGCTTAA
- a CDS encoding type II toxin-antitoxin system HipA family toxin, with protein sequence MSLKAVTIAILDILLSKKQYLSLKEISLSLTKFNITDRQILNEITALMKTNRLVKDGIRQNSLYAASTPQKAHQNSRFIYVFKNRILAGMLFEIPDGFLFYYTNDYLVSGLEAVPTMPLSIQPFSFNTIPPFFDQNIPEGINLEILKFQLNSSDALHILASLSDPIGDISFSFSPKTAQSQISNPSYLSNLEKILSDNPKINILKDFYVDIPNEILFPENYDLSKLELAQNDGISGFQYKKLVNIDFERKIIHQDAASNYILKPYSKIRSNPTSQSYFPHIAINEHLHLSFAKNTLKIRVPWSAVVAGDDEYHYVIKRFDKLENHHYNVVEFASYLGLTSINKYDTTSEKLFKRISKELLSDTEKKELLKIYVYSVIIKYEDLHAKNLSLITSGDIVLMAPMYDVMSTGFYSTAKGFESYLPINGKRQNIRLNDFKPLCKILNVDFKEFKQIAFSIANSYKDEFSSYIDLIKPLNLKFYKQKLVKRVGDESFLVPSDKYENLSTLLEQFHTKRVEELKFLGWIQ encoded by the coding sequence ATGTCATTAAAAGCAGTAACTATAGCTATCTTAGATATTTTATTATCTAAAAAACAATACTTAAGCTTAAAAGAAATATCCCTTTCTTTAACTAAATTTAATATCACGGATCGACAAATTTTGAATGAGATAACTGCGCTTATGAAAACAAACAGATTGGTTAAAGACGGTATCAGACAAAATTCTCTTTACGCCGCTTCTACGCCTCAAAAAGCACATCAAAATAGCCGTTTCATATATGTATTTAAAAACCGGATTCTAGCAGGAATGTTGTTTGAGATACCAGATGGATTTTTGTTTTACTACACAAACGATTATTTAGTTAGCGGTTTAGAAGCCGTTCCTACCATGCCGCTTAGCATTCAGCCGTTCTCATTTAATACAATTCCGCCGTTTTTTGATCAAAATATTCCGGAAGGCATAAATTTAGAAATCCTAAAATTCCAGCTAAACTCATCAGACGCTCTCCACATATTAGCCAGTTTGAGCGATCCTATCGGCGATATCAGTTTTTCATTTTCGCCAAAAACAGCTCAGAGTCAGATATCAAACCCAAGCTATTTATCAAATTTAGAAAAAATTTTATCAGATAACCCAAAAATCAATATTTTAAAAGATTTTTATGTAGATATTCCAAATGAGATATTATTTCCGGAAAATTATGATTTAAGTAAATTAGAGCTAGCTCAAAATGACGGTATATCGGGATTTCAGTACAAAAAATTAGTAAATATCGATTTTGAACGAAAGATAATCCATCAAGACGCTGCTTCAAACTATATTTTAAAACCATATTCGAAAATCAGATCAAATCCAACCAGTCAAAGTTATTTTCCGCACATCGCGATAAATGAGCATCTTCATTTGAGTTTTGCTAAAAATACGTTGAAAATCAGAGTTCCGTGGAGTGCTGTAGTGGCAGGAGATGACGAGTATCACTACGTAATTAAAAGATTTGATAAACTAGAAAATCATCATTATAACGTCGTCGAGTTTGCCTCGTATCTAGGACTTACTAGTATAAATAAATATGACACAACCAGCGAAAAGCTTTTTAAGCGCATAAGCAAAGAGCTACTATCAGATACTGAAAAGAAGGAGCTTTTGAAGATATATGTTTATAGCGTTATCATAAAATACGAAGATCTGCATGCGAAAAATCTTTCTCTTATAACAAGCGGAGATATAGTGCTGATGGCGCCTATGTATGACGTGATGAGCACGGGATTTTATAGTACGGCAAAAGGATTTGAGAGCTATTTACCTATAAACGGTAAGCGTCAAAACATTAGGCTAAACGATTTTAAGCCGCTTTGTAAAATTTTAAACGTTGATTTCAAAGAGTTCAAGCAGATCGCTTTTAGTATAGCTAATAGCTATAAAGATGAGTTTAGTTCATATATAGATCTTATAAAACCTTTAAATTTAAAGTTTTATAAACAAAAATTGGTGAAAAGAGTCGGAGACGAGAGTTTTCTTGTTCCAAGTGACAAATATGAAAATTTATCAACCTTATTAGAACAATTTCACACAAAAAGAGTTGAAGAGCTGAAATTTTTAGGATGGATACAATAG
- a CDS encoding S-layer protein has product MISKSEVSELFIVLFGRPTEGEGNTYWVNESSANGWGMIETSNAILNLDITKSFLGETLNNNESFVKHLFKNAVNLTEFVSDEQKAGLKYWVDLLDNGTVSKADLVGHFVNAAKDPSNAGANQDLFNNKVIVSNYVADTIAKLPLDGLTPDQQNALIQKTVDIINNVTSNSSSVESAKGEVDALKSELPNPGSTYDLTEGNDNLKGTDLDDTFNGTTYVGNGTNKSTLSAFDKIDGGAGRDTLNAIFTANNNAAAATKLDQTEIDKSVKGVTNVENINIISDLETSGDFVFNGYEKVGFNVLGDIASFATDASKSVNVETTGTITAFTAAGTGKVDVVAGKITALTADSATSVNLTATNDTITLTSANAATSVNLKTSGAAKNATITSANAAKNITIDATGVAAVTSATAVENLTVKHATNVTLAGNMDKLATVTLDNAALTAAIDIKSASTLNLINSSVNGHNISTAAKDVTVHLSGAAAKVKLNTTAATDQTVTLKANATDNSLEFDSGTAKTTSVTASGSGKTLVIKGAEVETLVNIDTTAFNGAADVSFGKDAQSGKFSVKTGTGDDKIEFVGTTLTEGSVIDGGAGNDTIAMKSAALTSANFTMIKNIENVAISDAVATADLSSSAFKNIIITTKEAADTTLTINKDQVINFTAADAGSVKLITVKLNDVTGANDVVKIVLDAAAKDASIALGTEATDKALVIDTGIETLNITSLVKATSPENTANTVNAKLTDVTSIIIDGDAKITLGHAGTAGTDYSKVSMIDASALKAGLTFDASAITLGANATIKGGSGADSITVKGGNIVVDLVAGGDDTITLKKGAEKTDITTVNNFNAGDKIDITDAKNGTFTFNKITMNSDANLDDYINKAVAGDGSTNSAVSYFHHNGYTYVVVDGTAGATFTKATDTIIKLSGTLDLKLSGDNVVVDDGSVI; this is encoded by the coding sequence ATGATTTCAAAATCAGAAGTTTCAGAGCTATTTATAGTTCTTTTTGGAAGACCTACAGAGGGTGAAGGTAATACTTATTGGGTAAATGAGAGTAGTGCTAATGGATGGGGTATGATTGAGACATCTAATGCTATACTTAATTTAGATATTACTAAGAGTTTTCTTGGCGAGACTTTAAATAATAATGAGTCGTTTGTAAAGCATTTATTTAAGAATGCTGTTAATTTAACTGAGTTTGTTAGTGATGAGCAAAAAGCTGGTCTTAAGTATTGGGTTGATCTTTTAGATAATGGTACAGTAAGTAAGGCTGATTTAGTAGGACACTTCGTGAATGCTGCTAAAGATCCTAGTAATGCTGGGGCTAATCAAGATCTATTTAATAATAAGGTAATTGTTAGTAATTATGTTGCTGATACTATAGCTAAACTTCCACTTGATGGTCTTACTCCTGATCAACAAAATGCTTTAATACAAAAGACTGTTGATATAATTAATAATGTTACTAGTAATAGTAGTAGTGTTGAGAGTGCTAAGGGTGAGGTTGATGCTTTGAAGAGTGAGCTACCTAATCCGGGTAGTACTTATGATCTTACAGAGGGTAATGATAATTTAAAGGGTACTGATTTAGACGATACTTTTAATGGGACAACATATGTAGGTAATGGTACTAATAAGAGTACTCTTAGTGCATTTGATAAGATAGATGGTGGAGCAGGGAGAGATACGTTGAATGCGATATTTACTGCAAATAACAACGCGGCTGCCGCTACTAAACTTGATCAAACTGAAATTGATAAATCAGTAAAAGGCGTTACAAACGTAGAAAATATCAATATAATTTCAGATCTAGAAACAAGTGGCGATTTCGTTTTCAACGGTTATGAAAAAGTAGGATTTAACGTACTTGGCGATATAGCTAGCTTTGCTACCGACGCATCTAAAAGCGTAAATGTAGAAACAACAGGAACGATAACTGCTTTCACCGCAGCCGGAACAGGCAAAGTCGATGTTGTCGCCGGTAAAATCACTGCCCTTACGGCCGATTCGGCAACAAGCGTAAATTTAACTGCTACAAACGACACTATCACATTAACCAGTGCAAACGCTGCTACTAGTGTGAATTTAAAAACAAGCGGAGCAGCTAAAAACGCTACAATAACATCCGCAAATGCAGCAAAAAATATAACAATAGACGCAACAGGAGTTGCAGCTGTAACTTCAGCTACGGCTGTAGAGAATTTGACAGTTAAACATGCAACTAACGTAACGCTAGCTGGTAACATGGATAAACTTGCAACAGTTACTCTTGACAATGCTGCTTTAACTGCTGCAATAGATATAAAATCTGCAAGCACACTAAATTTAATAAATTCAAGCGTTAACGGACACAACATCTCTACAGCAGCAAAAGACGTTACTGTACATTTAAGCGGAGCTGCTGCTAAGGTTAAATTAAACACAACTGCTGCTACGGATCAAACTGTGACTCTTAAAGCTAATGCCACAGACAATAGTCTTGAATTTGATAGCGGAACTGCAAAAACTACGTCAGTCACTGCTAGTGGTAGTGGAAAAACTTTGGTTATCAAAGGTGCTGAAGTAGAAACTCTAGTTAATATAGACACTACTGCGTTCAATGGCGCTGCAGATGTTAGCTTCGGCAAAGATGCTCAAAGTGGCAAATTTAGCGTAAAAACAGGTACAGGCGATGATAAAATAGAGTTTGTAGGCACAACTTTAACTGAAGGTTCAGTAATCGATGGCGGCGCGGGTAATGATACTATAGCTATGAAATCAGCTGCTTTGACTAGTGCAAATTTCACTATGATCAAAAACATAGAGAATGTTGCTATTAGCGACGCGGTGGCTACGGCTGACCTTAGCTCTTCTGCGTTTAAAAATATCATCATAACTACTAAAGAGGCTGCCGATACGACTTTAACTATAAATAAAGACCAAGTAATTAATTTTACTGCGGCAGATGCAGGCTCAGTTAAGCTTATTACAGTGAAACTAAATGATGTAACAGGCGCTAATGATGTTGTAAAAATAGTATTAGATGCTGCCGCTAAAGATGCTAGTATAGCTTTAGGCACAGAAGCAACCGATAAAGCTCTTGTAATTGATACGGGTATAGAAACTCTTAATATCACTTCGTTAGTTAAAGCTACAAGCCCTGAAAATACAGCAAATACCGTAAATGCTAAATTGACAGATGTAACTTCTATCATTATAGATGGGGATGCGAAAATTACTTTAGGTCATGCCGGCACTGCTGGAACTGACTATAGTAAAGTTTCTATGATAGATGCAAGTGCTCTTAAAGCTGGTCTTACATTTGATGCAAGTGCTATAACATTAGGAGCTAATGCTACTATAAAAGGTGGCTCTGGAGCTGATAGTATAACTGTTAAAGGCGGAAATATCGTTGTAGATTTAGTTGCTGGCGGAGACGATACTATAACTCTTAAAAAAGGTGCTGAGAAAACAGATATTACAACCGTTAATAACTTTAATGCTGGCGATAAGATAGATATAACTGATGCCAAAAATGGTACTTTCACATTTAATAAAATTACAATGAATAGCGATGCTAATTTAGATGATTATATCAATAAAGCAGTAGCAGGAGACGGATCAACAAACTCTGCTGTAAGCTACTTCCACCATAATGGATATACTTATGTAGTAGTTGATGGAACAGCTGGAGCTACTTTCACTAAAGCTACTGATACAATTATCAAACTTTCAGGTACGCTAGATCTTAAACTTAGCGGAGATAATGTTGTAGTTGATGATGGAAGCGTAATTTAA